A segment of the Deltaproteobacteria bacterium genome:
CGAGACCCTCATAAGCCCCACCTCTCCTTGTCTCCCTGATTCCAACGCGAGCAGTCCCTGCCGATAGGAAACCTCGATGGGCAATTCCTTACGGCTTGAGCCGTCTCAGCTCTCTCATAGCCTCCTCTCGCCCTCTCCTATCCTGCCCGGACAGTTCGCCGGCCTTCTCGAAATGGAAACGGGCGTATTTCAACTGGCCCCTCCTCTTGAAGTAGAGGCCGTAATAGAAGTGGGAACGCCCCATGTCCCCCTTCTCCCTGTATGCCGAACCCAGATCCTTGTCGAGCCCAGGGAGGTCTGGGTCCAAGGTCTTGGCCTTGAGATAGCTCTCTATGGCCTCGTCGAGCTTGTTCTGAACCCGATAGGCTCTTCCGAGATACTGCAACGTCTCCGCATCCTGCCCTGCCAGGGAAACCGAGCGTTCAAGGGCATCGACCCCATCGGCGGTCCTCCCGACCAGGAGAAAAGCAAGACCGAGTTCCCTGAGGATTTGAGGATCCCCCGGCTTCAGTTGGTGGGCCCTCTTCAGATCCTCGAGAGATTCCCCTATTCTCCCCATCTCCTTCTCAACCAGGGCACGCCCCAAAAGGGAAAGGGCGTCGTCAGGATCGACCTCCAAAAGGCCGTTGAAATAGTCGAGTGACTCTAAGGGGCCTTTCTCGACAACGAGGATCCTGGTTTGGATGTCCTTCAACTCGTCGGTGAACTTCTCCTGTCCATCCGTTTCGCCTCGGCTGCCCATCATACTCTCAAGGAAAGCAATCCTCGCAGGGACCCCCGGATGGGTAGACAAGTAAGTGGGAAACGCCGAGTTGTATCCCGTCCCGCGATAGATCTTCTTAAGGAAGCGTATCATTGCGTGCCCGTCGTATCCGGCCCGGGTCATATAGGCCAGTCCCAGGCGATCGGCTTCGAATTCGTTCTCCCGGCTGTTTCTCAAATTCGCAGATTGAGTCATGGCAAGAGTGCCGGCCATCATGGCACCTCCTCCACTCCCCCCAACCAGTATGCCTGCCAGCACACCTGCCAGAGTGCCGAGGTTCAGTCGTTTCGATGCGTCGATTCGCTGGGCAATGTGGCGCCTCACCACATGGCCGATCTCGTGGCTCATCACACCTGCCAATTCGTCCTCGCTCTCCACCAGGGTGAGGAGACCGCTCGTAAGGAAGATTCTTCCCCCGGGGATCGCAAAGGCGTTGGGCTCCGATTCCTTCAAGACAAAAAAGGTTATGGGAAACTGGCTCCGGTCGGCCACCGAGACGAGATTTCTCCCCAGCCTGTCTATATAGCTCTGGACAGAGGGGATCCGAACTATCCGCATGCGGTTCTGGATGTCATGAAAGACCTTCTCTCCCAGTGTCCTTTCCTTTGCAGCGGAAAAGCAGTAAGCCTCGCTCCAGTATCCCACGGGGTGGCGTGCGGGATCTGCAAGGGAGAGGAAAAGGAACCCCACACTTACGACGGTAAGGCTGAACAGGCCCCGCTTCATGGTAGTACCCCGCAATCTCCTCAACCGAGATCGGCCCGAGTGTCCGTTAACCGGAAGGCGGCAGCTCGCCGGCGGTGAGTCTTCATAAGAAAGTTAACATAGAAAGGCCGGATTTGAAAGAGCGGCGACGCCTCTGGTTCGCGGTACGCCAAGCCCGAGTGCCGGATTTTTCAGGCAGGCCCTTTCGGTCCTGTGGTTCTTGCCCGAAAGGATACGGGGAGTTTCAAAAGGAACCGAACAGGGAGATGACCAAAAAAGAGATTCTCCGGTGCAGCGATCGACGGCTCGAATGCGGAAAGCCCGGTTGGATTATTCGGATTCTGTCGCGCGTTTTCTCAAACCCAGTGGTGTTATTCGACTCGGATAGGACCTGGGAAGGGGATGCGCCTTCAACCCATCTCCTTGTACAAGGGTTCATCATGATCAGGTTTGGAGTTGTTCGATGAAGGGGGCACTGCGCCGGCGTCCAGTTCCCACTCTGAGGCCCTGTCGCTGTAGAACTGTCCGTTCTTAAGCTGAACCTTGCAGAAATATGAATTCTCGTCCTCTGGATCAGCGTCAGGGATCATAATCACCTGCGCCACGATTCCCGATATGAACTGCAACCCGCGGTGCCGTACCCTATCCCCTTCTGTCAACCGCATGGAATCCCTCTCTTCAACCGCTCGACTCTTCCATAGGAGGTAAGCAAGGCTGGGCTCCGCCTCTCTCGGGAGTCTTTGCCGAAAGACCCTCCCCCACTTTCTCAACCCTTCGATGCCCGGTCATTTCCGAGTTGCTGATCTCCACCCTCCCTTTCCTAGAATCGTTACTGTAAGCAATTAATATGCCATTGGAGGAAAGGCCGGCAGCCCCATCAACGACAAGGCCGCCCGATTCTCGAGGAGAGACTCCTCAGTCGGAAGGCGAGGTTCTTGGAAGCTCAGATACAATCACCAAACCACCGACAGGGGAAGGAAGAAAGACAGAAGATGGCCTCAGCTGCGGAGTTTCTGGTTACAAACCGTACAGTATTCCGCAGCAGGGTCGTTTGGAAATCCGCAGCTCTGGCAGATTTTTCGGGAGGATCTTCCAGGGGAGAGGCGGGATCCGCACTGGTTGCAGTAGATCGAATCGGGCGGATTCTCATACTTGCATTTCCAGCAAAGAACGGTAGAAGGCAACCGAGTACCGCACTTCTTGCAGAAATTAGCCCCTTCCGGGTTCTCAGTCCCGCATTTCGCACACTTCATGTAGCCGCCCCCCCTGTTCCATCGTCTGTCCGTGAGGGTGATCCCGGGTCATCTCCACTGCAGCCCTGCTCCTCGACTCCCACGGCCTCATTCCTCCTGCCCGGCAGCGGGAGACTCAAGGAGCCCCGTAGAGCCCCTCGCCCCGGCCTGCTTCAAGCTGTTCTCCAACTCGGCGATCCTGGCCAGGGCCTTCTCTTTCTCACGGAGTATCCTCTTCATGTCGGCCGTAAGAGTCTCGACTTTCTTGCCCAGCCCCTCCATCTCTTTTTTCAGATCGTCGATCTCATCCTCCCGGTTCTCCAACTTCATGGTGAGCAGCTGAATCGTCTGCGACGATTTGCCGAGCTGCCGGGTGAGCTCCGCTATTCTTTCCGATTTTGCCTTGTTCTCCTCCTTGAGCCTCTGGAGGGCCTCATCCATCTGGGAGAGTTCGAGCTTGGCACCTTGATACTCCTGTTCCTTCAGCAACAGCTTGGCCGCGAGATTCTGTACGGTCTGGTCCTTGCTTACAGACCCCTTCCGAAGGGCAGAAATGACCTTCTTATTTTCCGCAATCTGGCGTTCAAAAGCCCTGATTCTCTCCTTGAGTCTCTCCACCTCCCCTTTCTGCCGTTCCAGTTCTTCCTGCCTCTTCCGCATCTCATCTGCTGCCTTCTGCGTCTCTTCCCCTTTTTCGGCGAGGCGTTGCTGTAACTCCTCTACTTCCTTCCTGAGAGAGGCGATGGGCCCCCTGTAGAGATGGACGATGATACCCAGACTGACCACGAAGAGAATAAGAAAAACAAGGACTAAGTGGACCGATTTCATCAGTCTCCCCCGGACTTCAACCTCACAAGGCTATCGCTTCCAACCGTCCCAAGGTTACTAGAATTATCCGGATATTTCAATCAGGAAAACCAGAGGAGTTTCCTGACTTTTGGAGAACACCCTTGCCTCCGAGCGCCATTGCGGAAGCGGTGGGGTACCCATCAAGGGTGAGCGGGGAGGGGAAAGGTCGTGTTCGTGATTCGTGTTCGTGTTCGTGAGTCGTGTTCGTGATTCGTGTTCGTGAGTCGTGTTCCCGGGGAAAGGGCAGGAATTCCCCGCCCCCTAGGACGGTTTGTCGAAGATCTTTGTCACCTCGTCCCTCCAGAAATAGCTCACGGCCTTTTCCCCCTCCTCTGTAACCAGGATTACAGACGGTCCTCCCTCGTAGACCCGCCCTATCCTCGCAATCGCCACTCCTTGCACAGAAGCCTTCTCGATTATCCTTTCGGCTTCCCCGGGGGATGCCGTCAGGAGAAGAGCACCCGAGGCGATAAGGCCCAGGGGATCGAGGTCGAAGGCTTCACACACGATCCGAGATTCCTCGAACAGCGGAATCCGATCTCTCTCTACCACTATTCCCACCTTTGCCGCAATGGCTATCTCATGGAGACCGTTGGCCAGCCCACCCTCGGTGACATCATGCATGGAGTGGACCCGGCCTGCTTCACAGGCCAGGCGGGCGTCTCGGATCACACTGATGCCGGGGTCGTAAAGGAAGTTCTTGGCCCGCTTGATGAGAGCTTTGGAGACCCCCATGGATAGCAATTCCTCCTCCTTCTCTCTCGCGATGATCGAGGTCCCCTCGATACAGATCCCCTTGCTCAGAAGGACGTCGTCCCCAACCCGGGCCCCACCCGTTCTGACCAGCGCCTCTTTTCGCACCTCACCCATCATGTGACCGATCAGGATCGGACGGTCGAGTCCATGGGTAATCTCCGTGTGGCCTCCGATGAGGGAGATCCCGAATTCTTTGCAGGCCCGATGGATCTGCCTGAAAATGCGCTCCACCAGGTCTCCCGTGGTCTTCTTTTCCGGCAGGAGAACGTTGGCGGTAAACCATTTGGGCTGGGCACCCGATGTGGCAATATCGTTGGCATTCACGATTACGCTGTAATAACCGATCTCCTCGGTTGCAAAAGTGATGGGGTCGGTGGTCACCACAAGGAGTCTGTCTCCCATATCGATCGCCGCCGTATCCTCTCCGATCTGAGGCCCGATGACCACCCTCTCGTCGGTGGAGGTGTACCGCCTGAGAAGTCTGGTCAGAATCTCGATATCCAGCTTTCCGGACTGGAAAAAGCCCTTTTGCCCGCCCCTGTCTCCCCCACGCAGGCGGTCCACAACCTGGGTTGCATCCTGCAGCACGAGATCGGCTCCGGCTTCCAGAAACTCCTCGGCCCTTGTCCTTCCCGTCAGTACACCGGCGGTCTTCATGCCGAGCCGCCGACCCGCCTCGATATCCAAAACATGGTCTCCCACCATAAGGCAACGGTTCGGTTTCTCTATCCCCATCTTCTCAAGGGCAGAACCCAGATGGGCCGGGTGGGGCTTGACCTGATCCACATCGTCCCGGGGGACAAAGGCATCACACAGGTCCTCGATCCTGGGGAAGGCAATACGCACGGCCTGATCGCAGTTCCGAGTAACGATTCCCACCTTGATCCCGAGGTGTCGCAACGCCCTCAGCGTCTCGACAGCCCCGGGGAGAATCCTTCCCTTTCTTGCCGCCTCTACCTCGTGGTCGGTGAGCAGTTGCATGGCTCTCTCATAGAAAGAGCGACCGCCACCAGGATCCTTACTGGATAATAAATGGACGGCTTTGTCGACCGCTTCCAGGATGTGGAGATCCTTAAAAACAGCGGGGTCGAGCCCATAGGAATCGAAAAGCCCTTCCACCCCCTTTCTCATGGCATCAAAATCGAGGTTCAAATGTACAAGAGTACCGTCATAATCAAAAATCACTCCCTCCACTCTCATTGTTCCACTCCTTTCGGTCTGCCGGAAAGATTAGCCCCAATCCCGCGCCGTATCAAGGGGTTTCAGAGGAGAGATCTCCCGTATCTCTCATCGGGCGCCGGCCCTCGGTTTCGATACTCCTCCTTCCAGTTCAAAACCCGGCCCGCACTCATACGAGACCGGAACATCGCACGGCCTCCAAAACTCCTGCCCCCCTGTGGTGTTCTGTGGTATACTGGGGAACACAGGCGGGACCGGCCGGAAGAAGAGGTGCTTCATCGACTCTTCGCCTTCAAAGACAAAGGCAGGCCCCTGAATGAGTGTTTTCACAGTCCCAAGAAGAAGGGAGCCGTCATGGCAGAACAGATCGACTATCCCGAGTGGAAAAAGATGGATATCCGCGTGGGCGAAGTCAAGCAAGCCGAGGACCATCCGAATGCAGACAAGCTTCTCATCCTGCGTGTCGATGTGGGTACAGAGGAGCGACAGCTTGTGGCCGGGCTAAAGGGCTACTACCGTCCCGAGGAGCTGGTGGGAAGGAAAGTGATTGTCCTTGTCAATCTCAAACCTGCCAGGCTCCGCGGTGTGGAGAGCCAGGGGATGGTCCTGGCGGCCGTCGATGAGGCCAGGGACATCGTGTCACTGATCACCGTGGATGGAGATGTACCGAACGGGGCCGGGATCGAATAGCACAGCGGCTATACTCCATCTGGGCGGAGTCACGAATTGCCGCCTGCGGCGGGCATTTCCGGGTGAGACTCCCTTTTCTTCATCCGGCTGTACCTGACCCTTCCAACCACATAAGCAGCAAAACCAAGCAGGGCAAGAACCTTCCCCGCATCTGTTACGCTGGCCGGCCCTCCTCCATAATAAGACAAAAGCATCGCCATCGCTCCTGCCATCACCAGAGCAGCCCCCAGAAAGATCAGACCCATTGGCCTCCCCTCCTCTTTATGCGCTCCTCTTCAAGTGGTTCCGCACGATCCGGGTAGAGTCTCTTGCCTCCCGAATCGGCTTCTCCCTCATTCCCCCGAGGCGCGCCCCCTGAGAGAGATGTAATAGGCACGACTCTTGCATCTTTTCCTTTGTCGAGCAGTCTCTTCTCTCTCATGCAGACCGATCCTCGCCATGATCAAGCTGGTCAGAACCCACCCTTTACATCTCCAGGCAACCCCACCACGGGATGCGAGCCCGTCCCCCCTCTCCCTCCGTGGGCGGCTCGACCCCCTCGACTTCGGCGCCCTGTTCCGCCAGAGTCTGCTGCGAACGGCCGGGCAGCCTGCCTCAGGCCCGAAGCCCTTGGCTCCCGTGGCTGGTCTCCTGGGATCGCTTCTCTTGTTGAACCAGTCCCTGACCCGCACGGAACCTCCCCGCGCCACTGGGGCTCAGATCAGGGAGTCCGACTCACCCTCTCTTCCCCGGGCGGAACCCGGGGATTTCGACCCGCTGATTGAAGAGGCCTCCCGTCGCTTCGGTGTGGCAAGACCCCTCATCAAGGCCGTAATAAAGGCTGAAAGCGACTTCAACCCACAAGCGAGATCTCCATCCGGGGCCACGGGACTGATGCAACTCCTCCCCTCAACGGCAAAGGATCTCGGCGTCACGGATCTCTATGATCCGAGACAAAACGTGATGGGTGGTACGAGGTACCTGGCCATGTTGCTCAACCGGTATCGAGGAGATATCGAATCGGCTCTCGCCGCCTATAACTGGGGCCCCGGCAATCTCGAAAGAAGCCGTGGCCGGATTCCCGCTGAAACGAAGCAATACGTCCACAGAGTCATGAAACACCTGGACACCCTCTCGACATAGCCTTTCTCCCCCTCTCATATCCTCTATCTCCCCCATGGAGAGTGTAAACCGGGGGGCCGAGGAGACCGTCCGGTCCGAGAGACTCACAGCCTCCGGGTCATGCCCATGCCTCTCTCCCTGTAGGCCCCCGTGCCGCAGTAGAAACTGTAGTCTCCGAGGAGGTTGAATTCCTTGATGTGCCTCTCGTGGTGCCGCCCGGCAAGCACGAAGCGGCCCCATCCGGTAAAGGACGGCTCGACCCTCTCACCCGTGTCGAAGGTCGTTCTGGAGATCCGGAAATCCTTCAGGACGACGTGAGAATCGAGAAAGCTCTCGAGATCGCTGGACAGGGGAATAAAGGCAAACCACTTCCAACTCCGGAGAAACCCCCTGAATACCATCTGAGGATCCGGCAACGGCAGAGCCATACCCTGACGCTTGAAGACCGTGGGGGTGACGAATTGGAGGCGCAGCTCCCTGGAGGTAGACGACGCCTCTTCGTTCAGTTGGGCGTAGCTCTGAGACCGGGGCCACGGATCAGAGGGCTGGCTCGAAGAGATGATATGGCCTACCCGAAGCGGCCTTCCACCCACGGAAAGAACCAGACCCGAATCTCCAATCAGACCGGCCATACTCTGGAACAACCTGTCCTCCAGAAGAGTGATCCGGAATCTACATGGCGTCCCGGCCCTGATCGACGACCTCCCCCTCAGCAGGGGATCGACTCCCTCATAGCCGGCCCTCGGCCCCGAAGGCCATCGCTTTGCGAAAAACGGGGAAACCGTGAAGGGCTTCTCCTTTCCCTCTACCATGGAAGCTGTCAAACGAGGATCAACCCGGCCGAAAAGCTGGAAAGCCAGATCCAGCATTCCTCTGCCCCGGAGAAGATCCCCGTCGAGATCCTGCTCTGCCACGCAGTGAAAGACTACCGAATGAGGCATATCCTCCAGCCCTCCTGTGAAACCATTTCAAATCCCCTTTCTTGCCGTTGAGACGACCGCACAAAGAAAACGGCTCAAGGCCTGGAGACTCATAACATATTGAGGTACGGTTGGTTACCTCCTTACACCGCTCGGGTGCCTGTTTTTCCTTTCCCCCTTCTCGGCGGAAAATAAAACGAAATACATGCGCTAGGGCAGCACCCTGACTATGGCTGCCACGCTCTTTCCAAGCGGACCGCGCGCCTTTCTCGCATTCAGATAAAGCCTCAAAAGAGGACCGACAGCTCCGGGATGAGAGGCAAGAAAACCCAGGAGGTTCGAAAGTCTCGGGGATCCTCCCGACTCCGGACCGGAAAGGGCAACCGGGATCAGATCCTCAAGGCAGTCGACCACGGTTCTCAGCCCGACGAAGAAGACCCGGCGTGCGAGGAAATATTCCGCCAGATGATACGTCTCCATCTCTGCGGCAAGGGCTCCTGTCCGAAGGGCCAGTTCACTCCTCTCCCTGGGGGTGGCCACAGGCCGGGAGACACACACAAGTCCCCCTACGTGGACCCGGTGCCCTCCCTCAACAAGGGCGCTCTTCAACCTGGCGGCCTGATCTCCCAGAAGGGGCCTTCTCCGTGCCTCGCCGCGCCCACCGTCCTGAACGACCCATGAACCGAGGACCACATCACATAAGCGGACCTCCTCCACCAACCCTCCACAGAATCCCGTGGAGATCACCGCATCGGGGTGAAAGGCCGACTGGACCAGCTCTGCGGCCTCAAGGGCGTTCCTCTTTCCCACACCGGACCTTGCGACAATCAACCTTCTCCCTTCGATCTCCCCCGTGTAGACGGGCATTCCCGTCTCCAAGCACCGCAACTCAAGGGGCAGTGCCTTGAAAGCATCCGCCTCGCTCCTAAGGGCCACAAAGACGGCGACTCTTTCCATGGCTCTCAATTCTTCCACAGCCGCGGGCGGAGGTCAACCAGGAGAAATCCGGGGATTCCCCGATCTTGATGAGACCCTTTCCTCCAGAGCGAGATTTGCGGAGATTGCGGCAGCAAGGTACAGGCTGAGCGAAAGAGACGATCCACGCCTCTGGAATCGGAGGGCAGCAGAGCCTTCTACCCCCGCGGCAGGCAAGGGACGCCCGGACGACTCCTGCCGGGGAATCATACCGGGTTTGTCAGAATTGTCCAGGAGAGAGGCACCATTCGGAAAAAGCCGAAGAGTCTTTCCGGCGCAGACAATCCCCTGCGGAGGTCTCCGAAGAAACGGGGATTTCAGGGATGGTCCAACGGGTTCAGAGGTAGAGGGCCTGTCTGGGTCAATCCGCTGTGGACCGGGACATAGAGTGTCTCCTGTCGCTCCAGATTCCCGAAAAGCCTCCTCAGCCTTCTCAAATCAGCAGGGTCGAGACCGAGGAACCTTAGTCCGTACCGGTAGCTGCCAAGATATTCCTTCCACACGTCCTCCCGCCACACGACCACCGACGGGGCCTCCATGGAAGCCAGAGAGAAGCCCAGACGAAACACAAGGGTTACGTTCAGGGCGGTGCCGACCTCTACCCGCTCCCCCATAAAAGCCATGATACCTCCCTCACTGGCGTTTGAGGTCAGCCCGGTGGACACACCACCTACTTTCCCGTCGGTCCAGTCGATGGGGATTTCCAGCAGGTAGCGGCAGTGTCTCCTCCGATCCACCCACACTACCCCTGCCCTCTTATTTCTTCCCTTGTCCGGAACCATTCGGATTCCTCCTTCCGCCCGCGGCTTCTGCCAGCCCCTCTTCCTTACGCCAACGGACCTCCTCGATCATTTCTCGATCGCTGCCACAGGCTCTTCCATTTCGAGTCTCAGAGGGCAAAGTAGACCAGAAATCGAACCCGGTCGGCCCTGAACTCCGTTTCACCCCACAGAAAGTTCAACTTCTCCAGAAGCTCCAGAAAGAACTTCGTCCCCTCTGTCCTCTGGACTCCGGGACCCGGAAGACCCGCTCTTCCTGGAGGACCACGGGTGATCAACCCTTTCAGGAGCCCAGCGGCGGCTCGCAGGTCGACGTAAGCCAGGCCGTTGTTCTCCCGCCTCAAAAGGTGCTTCGCCTCGGTGAACCGCCCATTCTTGAGCATCGACACGCCACGCCCGTTGGAAAGATCCACCATCTGTTTCAGGTTCTCCAGCCCGGTGCTGATCACCAAGAAGCCATCCACGAAGGCATAGCAAGGCGAAAGGCTTGAGAGTAACAATAGCCTCATATCTTTGCCATGATACCGGAAAGAGGTAATCTGGACGCCCTCGTAACTGCTCCGGACAAGGTCCACGCCGGCTTCCTTCAGCCACGATCCGACCCCGGGGGTTTTCAGGATCTTTCCGATCGAGGCCTCGACTCTCGCCCGATTCCTCACCTCCAGAAAGAGCTGTACGGCCGGGAAACCTGTGTCCTTCCCCCTGATTCCGGCCGTCACCGCATAGGCAAATTCCCTTCCCAGGTAGGGCAGGACCTCCTTCTCCACGTCGAGCCCTGTTTCCGCCAGGATCCCGGAGAGAATCCTGTCCAGGACCGCCGAGTCGCGGAAATGCTCCCCGAGATCCCTCCTGAACCAGGAGAGATCTTTCACAAGGTCTAGACTCGTATTCGAGGCATAGATAACCGTGTTTCCCGGAAC
Coding sequences within it:
- the metG gene encoding methionine--tRNA ligase subunit beta — its product is MYKSTVIIKNHSLHSHCSTPFGLPERLAPIPRRIKGFQRRDLPYLSSGAGPRFRYSSFQFKTRPALIRDRNIARPPKLLPPCGVLWYTGEHRRDRPEEEVLHRLFAFKDKGRPLNECFHSPKKKGAVMAEQIDYPEWKKMDIRVGEVKQAEDHPNADKLLILRVDVGTEERQLVAGLKGYYRPEELVGRKVIVLVNLKPARLRGVESQGMVLAAVDEARDIVSLITVDGDVPNGAGIE
- a CDS encoding HAD-IA family hydrolase — its product is MRVEGVIFDYDGTLVHLNLDFDAMRKGVEGLFDSYGLDPAVFKDLHILEAVDKAVHLLSSKDPGGGRSFYERAMQLLTDHEVEAARKGRILPGAVETLRALRHLGIKVGIVTRNCDQAVRIAFPRIEDLCDAFVPRDDVDQVKPHPAHLGSALEKMGIEKPNRCLMVGDHVLDIEAGRRLGMKTAGVLTGRTRAEEFLEAGADLVLQDATQVVDRLRGGDRGGQKGFFQSGKLDIEILTRLLRRYTSTDERVVIGPQIGEDTAAIDMGDRLLVVTTDPITFATEEIGYYSVIVNANDIATSGAQPKWFTANVLLPEKKTTGDLVERIFRQIHRACKEFGISLIGGHTEITHGLDRPILIGHMMGEVRKEALVRTGGARVGDDVLLSKGICIEGTSIIAREKEEELLSMGVSKALIKRAKNFLYDPGISVIRDARLACEAGRVHSMHDVTEGGLANGLHEIAIAAKVGIVVERDRIPLFEESRIVCEAFDLDPLGLIASGALLLTASPGEAERIIEKASVQGVAIARIGRVYEGGPSVILVTEEGEKAVSYFWRDEVTKIFDKPS
- a CDS encoding lytic transglycosylase domain-containing protein, with protein sequence MIKLVRTHPLHLQATPPRDASPSPLSLRGRLDPLDFGALFRQSLLRTAGQPASGPKPLAPVAGLLGSLLLLNQSLTRTEPPRATGAQIRESDSPSLPRAEPGDFDPLIEEASRRFGVARPLIKAVIKAESDFNPQARSPSGATGLMQLLPSTAKDLGVTDLYDPRQNVMGGTRYLAMLLNRYRGDIESALAAYNWGPGNLERSRGRIPAETKQYVHRVMKHLDTLST
- a CDS encoding M48 family metalloprotease, producing MKRGLFSLTVVSVGFLFLSLADPARHPVGYWSEAYCFSAAKERTLGEKVFHDIQNRMRIVRIPSVQSYIDRLGRNLVSVADRSQFPITFFVLKESEPNAFAIPGGRIFLTSGLLTLVESEDELAGVMSHEIGHVVRRHIAQRIDASKRLNLGTLAGVLAGILVGGSGGGAMMAGTLAMTQSANLRNSRENEFEADRLGLAYMTRAGYDGHAMIRFLKKIYRGTGYNSAFPTYLSTHPGVPARIAFLESMMGSRGETDGQEKFTDELKDIQTRILVVEKGPLESLDYFNGLLEVDPDDALSLLGRALVEKEMGRIGESLEDLKRAHQLKPGDPQILRELGLAFLLVGRTADGVDALERSVSLAGQDAETLQYLGRAYRVQNKLDEAIESYLKAKTLDPDLPGLDKDLGSAYREKGDMGRSHFYYGLYFKRRGQLKYARFHFEKAGELSGQDRRGREEAMRELRRLKP
- a CDS encoding zinc ribbon domain-containing protein; the protein is MKCAKCGTENPEGANFCKKCGTRLPSTVLCWKCKYENPPDSIYCNQCGSRLSPGRSSRKICQSCGFPNDPAAEYCTVCNQKLRS
- a CDS encoding PilZ domain-containing protein produces the protein MVPDKGRNKRAGVVWVDRRRHCRYLLEIPIDWTDGKVGGVSTGLTSNASEGGIMAFMGERVEVGTALNVTLVFRLGFSLASMEAPSVVVWREDVWKEYLGSYRYGLRFLGLDPADLRRLRRLFGNLERQETLYVPVHSGLTQTGPLPLNPLDHP
- the cas6 gene encoding CRISPR system precrRNA processing endoribonuclease RAMP protein Cas6, producing MPHSVVFHCVAEQDLDGDLLRGRGMLDLAFQLFGRVDPRLTASMVEGKEKPFTVSPFFAKRWPSGPRAGYEGVDPLLRGRSSIRAGTPCRFRITLLEDRLFQSMAGLIGDSGLVLSVGGRPLRVGHIISSSQPSDPWPRSQSYAQLNEEASSTSRELRLQFVTPTVFKRQGMALPLPDPQMVFRGFLRSWKWFAFIPLSSDLESFLDSHVVLKDFRISRTTFDTGERVEPSFTGWGRFVLAGRHHERHIKEFNLLGDYSFYCGTGAYRERGMGMTRRL